The nucleotide sequence ACTGAGTATTTGTATTTGCGTTCGCTTCTCAAAACGATTCTCAAGCTGAAATAAATATAACATTCGATTTATTTAATATAATTTATGAAAAATAAAAATTTTGATGCAAATTTTCGTAACTGCTTCGTCATAATATTTAGAACCGGGGATTTGTTGAACAAACAAACCTAACTAAAAAAGAAAAGCTCCCTCGCGATGATCGATCCCGCGATAGAGAAAATTTAAAGATATATTATAAAAAGCTAATTCACTTTTCATCGGATTCGATTTCAAAAAACAAAAACTCTGAAATCGGATGTTTTCTGGGGAAGAATAATGAGGGAATTTTTAGCTCTGTCCGTACTGTGTCTTATTACATTTTCACATTGTACTCAAATGGGAAACCCTTCTAACGATCTCAGTTGGGAGGAAAAACAACTTCTCTGGATAGCTTACGGAGAAGAAATGAAAGGCGGACTACAACTTACAAAAGCAGCGGCTCAAAAATGGGGCCTCGGAATAGATGTTTATCCGGCTAAAACCAGAGTGGATAGAATGAGAAACACAATCGCTTTTACTGATTCTGGTAAATGTAATGTAGAAGGTATTTCTCAAAAAAATATAAAAGATTGTCAGCTATTCTCTTCTAATCCGTTTTATCTTGCGGCTTGTTCCGTAAGCGCAACCACCAAAATAGAAAATAGTGTAATTTTTATCTTTAAGGATAGGGTCAAAGCAACTGCAGATGCGATGAGGATGGAAGGAAGTACCATCGATTCAAAAGAATACGTGATCGCAACTGTTGCACATGAGGTAGGACATTGTCTTGGATTACAACATTCTCAAGATCCTAAAGATCTGATGTTCCCTATGTTGACTGGAAGTGTATTCGAGCCAAGCAGAACTGAAATGCATGCGGCTCAGGCATTGTATGACACTTCTTTGCCGCCTGGCTCCATAGACGAATCCAATCTTTATACGAAACAATCAGACTTTAGTTACTTAAAACAATATACCGTACCTTCGTTTGCGGTATTCGGAAATATAAATATGGAAGAGGAAGACTGATAACCCCAGAACGGTAAATACCGGTCAGTCTTCCATGGTGTGGATCGAAGATTGCCGGGGATTAAACTCCCCGGTTTTTTTCTAATTTTTCGGCCAAGTCTACAAGTAGTCTCACTCCGTATCCACTTGGTCCGTTTCCGATTTGAGTTCCGGATGCTTTCTTTCTCCAAGCAGTTCCTGCTATATCAATATGAGCCCAGTCAATTCCCGAATCTACAAAACGTTCCAGGTATTTTGCCGCAGAAAGACTTCCGCCTGGGCGTCCTGCAATATTACGTAAGTCTGCTATATCGCTTTTTAGATCTTCGCCGTATTCATCCCATAAAGGCAAATTCCATGTTCTTTCATCGGAAGAAGCGGAAGCCTCGTCCAAAAGTCCACGCAGTTTGTCGGAATTACTCATGACCCCAGCCGCTTCATGGCCTAGGGATATGATGATTGCTCCAGTCAAAGTGGCCAGATCTATCATATAATCCGGTTTATATTTTTTTCCAATATAAGAAAGAACATCGCCTAAGACGAGACGGCCTTCTGCATCTGTATTTTGGACTTCTACAGTGAGTCCATTATGAGCGGTGTAAACATCTCCCGGCTTTAAAGCAGCCGCATCCGGCATATTCTCCGCAACTCCTATTGCTGCTATCACCGGAACAGAAATGCCTAATTCCGCGATCGCACCGATTGCATGAATAACTGCTGCTGCACCACACATATCATATTTCATTTCATGCATATCTTGCGCAGGCTTGATGCTGATACCGCCCGAATCGAATGTGAGACCTTTCCCTATCAAAGCTAATTTC is from Leptospira neocaledonica and encodes:
- a CDS encoding matrixin family metalloprotease; its protein translation is MREFLALSVLCLITFSHCTQMGNPSNDLSWEEKQLLWIAYGEEMKGGLQLTKAAAQKWGLGIDVYPAKTRVDRMRNTIAFTDSGKCNVEGISQKNIKDCQLFSSNPFYLAACSVSATTKIENSVIFIFKDRVKATADAMRMEGSTIDSKEYVIATVAHEVGHCLGLQHSQDPKDLMFPMLTGSVFEPSRTEMHAAQALYDTSLPPGSIDESNLYTKQSDFSYLKQYTVPSFAVFGNINMEEED